TGCTGGGCAAGATCAACGGCGCGGTCGGCAACTACAACGCCCACCTGTCAGCCTATCCGAATGTAGACTGGGCGGAGTTCTCCGAAAAATTTGTGACTTCACTGGGCCTGACCTGGAACCCCTACACCATCCAGATCGAGCCACACGATTACATCGCCGAGCTGTACAACGCCGTCGCCCGTTTCAACACCATCCTGATCGATTTTGATCGCGATGTGTGGGGCTATATTTCGCTGGGCTTTTTCAAGCAGCGCGTGGTCAAAGGTGAAGTCGGTTCTTCCACCATGCCACACAAGGTCAACCCCATCGACTTCGAAAACTCCGAAGGCAATCTGGGAATCGCCAACGCCATCATGGATCATCTGGCGATGAAACTGCCGATTTCCCGCTGGCAGCGCGACCTGACCGATTCCACCGTGCTGCGTAACATGGGCGTGGGCTTTGCCCACTCGGTAATCGCCTATGAATCCACACTCAAAGGCATCGGCAAACTGGAAGCCAACGAAGCCGCCCTGCTGGCTGATCTGGACAACAACTGGGAAGTTTTGGCCGAGCCAATCCAGACCGTAATGCGTCGCTACGGCATCGAAAATCCTTACGAGAAATTGAAAGATTTCACCCGCGGTCAGCGCGTCACTCGCGAAGGCATGCAGGCGTTTGTTGATGGTCTGGATCTGCCACAGGATGCCAAGGATCGCCTGAAGGCAATGACGCCGGCCAACTACATCGGCATAGGCGACAAACTGGCCAAAGACTTCTCGGCGGACAAGGTATAACGCTGGACTTATAGTTCAAGCAATTTCTTGTCAACATTGACTTTAGGCTACAACCCACTGAAATTGCGAACTT
The sequence above is drawn from the Gammaproteobacteria bacterium genome and encodes:
- the purB gene encoding adenylosuccinate lyase, with the protein product MQLSSLTAISPVDGRYGSKTEALRPIFSEFGLIHNRVTVEVRWLQALSRHEGIAEVPAFSAATHAQLDAIVTNFSEEDARAVKTIERTTNHDVKAVEYFLKDKIKGNKELEAVSEFIHFACTSEDINNLSHALMLSQAREKVMMPLAQQIVDAIAGLAHKYADLPMLSRTHGQPASPTTVGKEMANVAHRLERQRRQIAAVEMLGKINGAVGNYNAHLSAYPNVDWAEFSEKFVTSLGLTWNPYTIQIEPHDYIAELYNAVARFNTILIDFDRDVWGYISLGFFKQRVVKGEVGSSTMPHKVNPIDFENSEGNLGIANAIMDHLAMKLPISRWQRDLTDSTVLRNMGVGFAHSVIAYESTLKGIGKLEANEAALLADLDNNWEVLAEPIQTVMRRYGIENPYEKLKDFTRGQRVTREGMQAFVDGLDLPQDAKDRLKAMTPANYIGIGDKLAKDFSADKV